The following proteins are encoded in a genomic region of Cyanobacteriota bacterium:
- a CDS encoding peptidylprolyl isomerase: MASSVLKIGNRQITTEELLPLLSQYGLLPQLVREVVIDEAIATIDITPEQVNAAVQRICQQHQLLNQAQLDSWLAQQGMTPEQLQTMATRQAKLQLFKQKTWGSQVPSYYLQRKGQLDRVVYSLLRVPAISVAQELYFRIQEGEATFAELARQYSEGPEAQTGGLVGPVELQSIHPTLTQLLTTMKPGQLWPPVRIGDWMVVVRLEELVPAQLDAAMEQRLLDELYTDWLQQQVQQSLHPVVTPTSV; the protein is encoded by the coding sequence ATGGCTTCAAGTGTGCTAAAAATTGGCAATCGTCAGATTACGACAGAAGAACTGTTGCCATTACTGTCTCAATATGGGTTGTTGCCTCAACTAGTGCGCGAAGTCGTGATCGACGAGGCGATCGCAACCATTGATATCACTCCAGAGCAGGTGAATGCTGCCGTTCAGAGAATTTGTCAGCAACACCAACTTCTCAATCAAGCACAACTTGACAGTTGGTTAGCCCAACAGGGCATGACTCCTGAGCAATTGCAAACTATGGCAACTCGCCAAGCCAAGCTCCAGCTATTCAAGCAAAAAACCTGGGGATCACAGGTTCCATCCTATTACTTGCAGCGTAAAGGGCAACTCGATCGGGTTGTCTATTCCTTACTAAGGGTGCCTGCTATTAGTGTTGCCCAAGAGCTGTACTTTCGCATTCAAGAAGGGGAGGCAACTTTTGCTGAGTTAGCACGGCAATATTCTGAGGGGCCAGAAGCACAAACTGGTGGGTTGGTTGGCCCTGTGGAGCTACAGTCCATTCACCCTACCTTGACCCAATTGCTAACTACAATGAAACCTGGTCAACTTTGGCCTCCAGTTCGCATTGGTGATTGGATGGTGGTTGTGCGCTTAGAAGAGCTAGTACCTGCTCAACTTGATGCTGCTATGGAACAACGCCTATTAGATGAACTTTATACTGACTGGCTACAGCAGCAGGTTCAACAGAGC